The sequence GTCATCTCGCCGTTGGCGTTAAACGCGTGCACACCGGCGGCGACGGCCGAGCCGATCCCGCCGCGGCCGGCCGGCAGGATCGCGGTGACCCCGGTCCGCACCGGCCCGTCGCCGACCCGCAGCGGCCCGTCACCGCTGATCAGCGTCGTGTAGCCGACCTCGACGCCCGGGACGTCGGTGATCGCGTTGAACGGTCCCGGCGTCCCGTCGAAGGGGATGCCGTGCTCGCGGGCCCGTCGGCGAGGCTCAGCCACGAGTCTCGATCCTGCCGGGCCGGGCCGGGTGGCGACAGTCCTGCGCCGCCGATGTGACCAGGCGTGCCTCGGCATCCCCCGCCTGGCCGGGACGAGGCCTGATAGCAAGTCGGGTATGCGCCTGACGACCGAACGCGGCACGACCGCCGTCCTGCACGACCTCGGCGGGGTCGGCCCGGGGGCCGGGCCGGCCGTGCTGATCTGCCATGCGACCGGGTTCTGCGGCCAGGCCTACCGGCAGCTCGCCCACCAGCTGGGCCCGCGGGCGCACGTGTGGGCGCTGGACCTCCCCGGCCACGGCGAGACCCCACCGCCGGCGGACGGTGACTTCGACTGGCGCCGTTGGACCGCCGAGGTGACCGCCGCCGTCGCGGCGATCCGGGCGACGGGCGCGGCGACGGTGCACGCCGTCGGGCACTCGATGGGCGGCGCCGTCGCGCTCGCCGCCGAGGTCGACCGGCCGGGCCTGTTCGCCTCGGCCTACCTCTACGAGCCGGTCGTCACGGCCACGCCCGCCCCGGCGTCGGGTACCAACGTGCTCGCCGGCGGAGCGCGCCGGCGGCGGGCGGAGTTCCCGTCCCGGGCGGCGGCGCTGTGGCGCTACTCCTCGCGCCCGCCGCTGGGCGACCTGACCGCGCAGTCCCTGGCCGCGTACGTCGAGCACGGCTTCACCGACCTGCCCGACGGCACGGTCGTGCTGCGCTGTCTGCCGGAGCACGAGGCGCTGACGTTCGAGGCGAGCGGGCGGATCACCTACGAGACCGTCGCGGCGGCGAA is a genomic window of Pseudofrankia inefficax containing:
- a CDS encoding alpha/beta fold hydrolase, with translation MRLTTERGTTAVLHDLGGVGPGAGPAVLICHATGFCGQAYRQLAHQLGPRAHVWALDLPGHGETPPPADGDFDWRRWTAEVTAAVAAIRATGAATVHAVGHSMGGAVALAAEVDRPGLFASAYLYEPVVTATPAPASGTNVLAGGARRRRAEFPSRAAALWRYSSRPPLGDLTAQSLAAYVEHGFTDLPDGTVVLRCLPEHEALTFEASGRITYETVAAAKLPVLIAVGAAEPVVPPATFAPGLAAALPAATLTSHAHLGHFGPLQAPAVIAADILRHILDLR